Within bacterium, the genomic segment CCGGCAACCGCAACCACGTCATGGACCTCGCCACCGGCGCCCAGGATGTCCTGGACGTGTGGTGGAACGACGCGGACCCGACCCAGTTCACCGCCCACGCCATCGACGTGCTGCTGTACGTGGACCTGAACGTCTACGGCATCGCGCCCGGCGGCGTCGTGGCGGTCAACGGCTCCGATGCGCCGCTGGACTACACCGTCCCCTCGCTCACCCAGCTGTCCGACGACGGCGTGGGCCAGGACGCGACGGCCGCCGACGGCATCTACTCCGTCGCCGTCACCTTCCCGGCGGGCTCGCGCAAGAACGTGACCTACAAGTTCCTGCTCAACGACGCCTACGAGTGCTTCGCGCAGGGCGACCGCGGCGTCTTCCTGAACGACGAGCTCTACGACACCATCGGCGGGGCTCTCGGCCCGCTGGCCATGCCCGTGGTCCACTTCGACCGCTGCTCCACGACCTGGCGGCCGGTCGAGGTCGTGTTCCGCGTGGACGCGAACGTCGGGCAGACCCCGGTCGGCCCCGGCGACGTGCTGTCGGTCAACGGCACCACGAGCAACGTCGCGCCGCCCAGCTTCAGCTGGGACATCCCGTCGCTCAACGACCTGCGCGACGACGGCGTCGCGCCGGACGCCGCGGCCGGCGACCTCGTCTACACGACGTCGGTCGTGTTCGCCGACTCGAGCCAGATCTTCAACGAG encodes:
- a CDS encoding choice-of-anchor X domain-containing protein, yielding GNRNHVMDLATGAQDVLDVWWNDADPTQFTAHAIDVLLYVDLNVYGIAPGGVVAVNGSDAPLDYTVPSLTQLSDDGVGQDATAADGIYSVAVTFPAGSRKNVTYKFLLNDAYECFAQGDRGVFLNDELYDTIGGALGPLAMPVVHFDRCSTTWRPVEVVFRVDANVGQTPVGPGDVLSVNGTTSNVAPPSFSWDIPSLNDLRDDGVAPDAAAGDLVYTTSVVFADSSQIFNEYKYLVNDVYECTGQANRTFTVDADNFSLVSPQVLPLDILHQCETTAAPDLAPSRLSLGQNHPNPFNPQTEIAFTVHRAGPASLRVYDLKGGLVRSLHEGRLETGAHAMTWDGRDAGGQLSPAGVY